One window from the genome of Microcoleus sp. FACHB-672 encodes:
- a CDS encoding 4'-phosphopantetheinyl transferase family protein produces the protein MVQNSILWCQPPADLKLSLNEVHIWIAELDLPAQQIDDLGETLSADEGDRAKRFYFERDRQRFIAGRGILRNILSRYLALAPNQIEFCYGKRGKPALMNERVCFNLSHSQGLALYAIVLDRVVGIDLEQVRSMPDAEAIAKSFFSKREYATLQGMPTSEKQAAFLNCWTRKEAFLKAIGDGLYKPLEQIEVSFLPDEPAQLLSIAGDVESASRWSILHLIPSAGYVGALAIEGENFSLSHWQWSPE, from the coding sequence ATGGTTCAAAACAGTATTTTGTGGTGTCAGCCGCCGGCAGACTTAAAGCTATCTTTGAATGAAGTTCACATTTGGATTGCTGAACTCGATCTGCCGGCACAACAGATTGATGATTTGGGGGAAACGCTTTCAGCAGACGAGGGTGATCGCGCTAAGCGGTTTTACTTTGAGCGAGATCGGCAGCGTTTTATTGCCGGCAGAGGGATACTCAGAAATATTTTGAGCCGTTATTTAGCACTCGCGCCAAATCAAATAGAGTTTTGTTATGGAAAACGCGGTAAGCCGGCTTTGATGAATGAGCGGGTTTGTTTTAATTTGTCTCATTCACAGGGACTCGCTCTTTATGCAATCGTACTGGATCGGGTAGTTGGTATCGATCTGGAACAGGTGCGTTCCATGCCAGATGCTGAAGCCATTGCAAAAAGCTTTTTTTCCAAGCGAGAATATGCGACGCTTCAGGGAATGCCGACAAGTGAGAAACAAGCCGCTTTTTTAAATTGTTGGACGCGTAAGGAAGCGTTTTTAAAAGCAATTGGGGATGGATTATATAAACCGCTAGAGCAAATTGAAGTCTCCTTTCTTCCAGATGAGCCGGCTCAATTGTTGAGTATTGCCGGTGATGTTGAATCAGCCAGCCGGTGGTCTATTTTACATTTAATTCCATCTGCCGGTTATGTGGGTGCTTTGGCGATAGAAGGAGAGAATTTTAGTTTATCACATTGGCAGTGGTCGCCTGAGTAA